The DNA window GTAGTGGGCTACACTACTTTAAGGTTCTCTTTTATGAAGGGTACCTTAATGTAAAGTGGTACCTTGTAGTGTTAACAGGGATAACCACTCTGGAGAACAAAATTGAGTATAAGGGAATGTACTTTACCCACAACTTAAGGATAGACTGTAATGTTTAAAATATGTATAGTCTGCCTTTGCTACCACTTTCGGGGACTTTAAAGGATTTGGACTGAAGACATGGAGGATCCCCGGCTCCCATTGGAGTTGTTTATATTGAATCTGAAAGGGGGCCTAGAAGTGCAGATTCTTAGCTTTGTCCAAATGTAAACTCAAGTGGATGCATTGCAATGACATTCTTATTACAAGTCTTTCTGCTTTAATTTACGATTTTTGGGGACTGTATTCGTAATAAATTCTGCCTGATCATTtcaatatttctctctctttggaAAGTCTGAAAGCAGGCGAACTTCTTTTCTCACTGGTGTGACAAAAACATGGTTATTACGGTAGTTATAACTAGTGCTGTTGTCCATGTAGGAATTACTGTACATTTGATACTGTATGTAATTAAACTATTTATCCAAAAAACATAATTTGCCCCGGGATACTTCAACTGGTGGCTATCAGAATAAAGACAAAGGAGCCCTTTGTTGCTGGGTAAATCTGATAGATTTATTGAttggacaaacaaacaaaaagcttATGTTTCGGCATAAATCGTCTCCATCAGAGCCTTCTGTTTAAGCTGAGCTGTAGGGTTTGGGTATACGTCTTTTCTATTGGTAAACTGAAAGGTTAAAGTTCACTCTGCCCCAATATGTATTGGACTGTATTGTTGGATCAAGACGATTTGAATTGTGAAGTAGGTACGTATttggagacgtgtgtgtgtgtgtgtgtgtgtgtgtgcttacgctccttctacatacacacaccatcccaGACATCCTTTATTTGTGTAGGAGTCAGCTCCTCCCTAAACCTGTCCCCATCGCAACTGTACAAACAAACCCGGACTGATCGGTCTTGAAGGAGGTATATGTTAGCCGTTTCAGGAGATCGACACTGAGGGGAGAACAAACGACTTTTAATGTCAACATAATTGGCCATCCATTGTTTTCGTTGGCTTTCTTCATCCCCGTAGACATTATGGAAACAGACTTAATGCACAGAGGGCTGACAACTTGAATAGATTAGGCTGTCTTGCTTACTGTGCGTTAACGTTgttatacacatatacacataagAACTGCTTGTGTTTTTGACGGATTAGTTAGTTGCATTAGATGTTTTTGTAACGGTTTCAGCTAGGCATGAGCGAGAGAAAGCGAAACGTTCAGAACAGAGTGGAGATTGGTTCGTGTCCAGATCAGACAAACAGAAAAAGAACGAGAGATCTCGAATTAAATGAAGAGAGCGAAGTGCCGCTCCAGATCAATAGGCCCTGGAATGCTGCTGCGCCTGGGGGACCTCCAGGGCCTGAGCAAGGAGCTGCACCGGCAGACCAAATAAGGGCAGGAGCAGCCGGAGAGCCAGAgtgtggaggggggtgggggtcgGGCTCCAAGGCAACCCAGGGACAAGGAGAGACAAGTGGGCCGCCTGCTCACAGACACTGGCCTATCCTGGATGTTCATAGGCATACAGGTGGAGCAAGAGGGCGAGACACTGCTGGAGAAGAATGATGCTACATGAGTTGGATGAGTGTAACGAGTATCATGTTCAGAAACGGCGAAAGGGCTACTATGTCCGAGAAGgaggtggaaagagagggagagagaaagtgtgagagagagcgagcgagtcCAAACAGAAGTAAAGGAAAACAGGAGAAAGAGTCACCAGCCAAAAGAGAAAAagaacagagagcgagggagagctgcCTCTGGTCCTGAGTCGGGCCAATGACTTCACTCAGGGGGTGGggtttccccccccccacccctctgctAGTATAAAAGGGTACATGACTAAGTTGTCCCACTGCTCTGTTTATGAGAACCCTGCTGTGtttgggggacacacacacacacacacaccagtgtacTTCCAGCTACAGGGAcaagggacagagggggacatGCCACTGGACGTTGTCCTGAACGGCCCGGCCCCGTGGGGTTTCCGACTGACCGGGGGCAAGGACTTCAACCAGCCCCTCACCATTTTCAGGGTAAGAGCATGTGTACCTGATACTTTCAGACTGACAATGGGTGGGTGattgtgtgtctacagtatgtgttgtatgtgtgatgtgtgctCGAGCATCTTTGAGCGGGCCTGGTGCTAGGTGTTTGTGTGGGTGAGGAGGCAGTcgtagggaggtgtgtgtgtgtgtgtgtcctacagtgAACGCACACAGTCAGATATACAGTACTCAAGCGTTCCACCATTGTGTTCTGTGTGTAGAGGGTTATGTTGATCCGCTCTGTCTTAGCctatggtgtgcgtgtgtgtgtgtctctctccccccctcgcccctttctctctctcactgccagcATTCTTGGCTCACCTTCCCTTTACCCTCTTGTCTCAGTTAAGTAGCTGCGCTAGGATGAGAAACAGCATGGAAGAGCTCAGTGTATTAAACCTGACTGACTATGCAGTAATATTGCCAAaaaggttgcatcccaaatgaaaacatattccctatatagtgactaAAGCCCATAGGAATctggttaaaaaaaagaaaaaagtagtgcactataaagggaataggaagCAATTTGGACACGGTCGTTCCCTAACATAGAACAGCCCAGATACTTAAAGGGAAAGATCATTggattgtgaatgtgtgttttGGGGATGTGTGTGTTAAAGCGTGATACAGCAGGGGTCTTTCCATGGGGTGGAAGGCTGGGGGGAGCATCCtctcttagacacacacacacacacacacacacacacacacccgcgtTCCAGTAAATATCTGCAGCTTAGTTTGAAATAGCTGTTTGCATCatctactgacacacacacacacacacacacacacacagcagctgaaTGAACGCAGACGGCTGGGAATGGATTATGAGCTGGTGATCAAAGAGCAGTCTCCTGGCTAGGCATCTAGGTTGAGTTATTCAGAGAACGCCCTCCAtttagctcaagtcaagacattaaactgtgtgtgtgtggtcagcagCGTCGTCACGTGTTTGTGTTCGCGTTGTGtctttgtttgtatgtgtgtctgtctgtctctgtgcgtGCGTATATGTTGGAGTTTTTAACGTTGGCACGGTGcgtgtgtttgtgaatgtgtgtgcgcgtgtgtaacCATAGGAGTATCAGTAATCCCTGGCGTGTGTCTAAGTTTAGGGCTGACACCAGGGACCGGGGCTAAAAGTTACTGGGGAGGTCTGTGAATCACCGACCCTTGGGGGCCACTACACACCTGTTGTGTGAGCAGAGAACCGCaagctgaaggagaggagggagggagggacaaacaCTGGGGTCTCTGCCATGGTGTCAGACAAGTGTTAATTATCAAACAACGTTTCAAAGGCACTGCAGGTAGATGATGCCCCTAACTACAGATCTAGGGTCAGATTACCCGATCCCCAAGCGTAACCTTGACCATCAGGGGGATGAAGTACAGTCTGAGTCAGTTTCAGTTacttttcaccccccccccccccccgccccgccCCGCTGATTGATTTCAATCTCCTCACATACCCTTGACCCTGTCAGTGTGTCACGTGTCCCTTCACAATCCACCCACTAGACACGCCCGCATCACTTTACCTCCAACCTCTCACAGAGCAGCCGTTGATCAAAGCTTTTTAATTAAACCTCTCTACGTGGTTTTATCAGCTCTCGTTCGAAGGGCTGCTCACTTGTACTGAGATTCAGCCACTGCCACATTCCCGCTCCCTCGCAGAGCTTGAACCCTGACCTTCGACCTTGTCTCAACCTCGTCTTCCCGGGCCATTTGGGTCAAAAACCTCCCCTTCTTCAAAACAACTATCTCCAGGACGGACGACAAGTGGCGTTTTAAATTAGACGAACACAGACGAGTGATGTTTAAATTAGCTGTGGCCGTGCATTTTTGTCTGGGACTGGAAGCTGAGTAGGGAAGAAACTAGGGGCTAGTGTTCAGTAGTGTGTGTACAGCATAGCAAAATTGAAATGAGTTATGGTAGTAGCTCCCTGTTTCAAATCGTTGCTTTCTCCCTCCTGAACACAACCCAAGTGTCCATCCATGCAGGAAACTTCTGGCCCTAACCCTTCAATGTTTGCAGATCTGAAGAGGGGGTAGGTTACAGTGTAGTGGAGGAGCTTCCGCCATATAAGGGTTAGGGAGCGATTTGTGACTGACTGTTGGAATGGATGGGAGAGTAGTAAAAAGGATGCACATCACAGGGAGATACAGATGATTGATTTGGAAAAAGCCAAAGTTTCAAATGTTCATCCTGGGTTATTTATAGGCCTATGAGTTAAGAGCGAGAGAGGgcacgagagcgagagagggcacgagagcgagagagcgcacgagagcgagagagcgcacgagagagagagagagcacgagctCAAATACCAGCGAGGGCAAGGCActttatacagagagagagaggtttacctCCTgactttatacacagagaggtttCGACCGTGTACTTTGGAGGCCAGGACACTGTCAAGTAGACAGGCTCCTAAAACAAACTGCAAACTCTGCAACAAAATCTACTTTTGAGTTGGAGTTTTGGAATTGCTTTTCATTTGTATGAACATACAGAGCAAATAGTTGTGGGTTGTTGTGCACAAAATGCAGCACCCCTATCAACAAAATTGGGTCGTCAAAACATTGCCATATGGTCATTTCATGAACAACTTTCTCCCAATCTATATGCAACGACGTGTTAGGAGGAAATAGAATCATGCAAATCTATGCTTTTATTAGAGGTTCTATCGACCAGAAGTGGTTGAAAGTGGTCTACCTCACTAGAAGTGGGCCTACAGTTAACCTAACTTAACAATTAGGCCCAAAGAGATTTGTTCAACTACAGTCAGTCGCATAGATGATGAGGTGGTGCTGATATAGAGCACACCAACCTAACTACAGACAGATGATGATGTGGCACTGATATACAGCACACCAACCTAACTACAGACAGATGATGATGTGGCACTGATATACAGCACACCAACCTAACTACAGACAGATGACGAGGTGGCACTGATATACAGCAGACCAACCTAACTACAGACAGATGACGAGGTGGCACTGATATACAGCAGACCAACCTAACTACAGACAGATGACGAGGTGGCACTGATATACAGCAGGCCAACCTAACTACAGACAGATGACGAGGTGGCACTGATATACAGCAGACCAACCTAACTACAGACAGATGACGAGGTGGCACTGGTATACAGCAGACCAACgtaactacagacagatgacGAGGTGGCACTGATATACAGCAGGCCAACCTAACTACAGACAGATGACGAGGTGGCACTGATATACAGCAGGCCAACCTAACTACAGACAGATGACGAGGTGGCACTGTTATACAGCAGACCAACCTAACTATAGACAGATGACGAGGTGGCACTGATATACAGCAGACCAACCTAACTACAGACAGATGACGAGGTGGCACTGGTATACAGCAGACCAACCTAACTACAGACAGATGACGAGGTGGCACTGATATACAGCAGACCAACCTAACTACAGACAGATGACGAGGTGGCACTGATATACAGCAGACCAACCTAACTACAGACAGATGACGAGGTGGCACTGATATACAGCAGACCAACCTAACTACAGACAGATGACGAGGTGGCACTGATATACAGCAGACCAACCTAACTACAGACAGATGACGAGGTGGCACTGATATACAGCAGGCCAACCTAACTACAGACAGATGACGAGGTGGCACTGATATACAGCACACCAACCTAACTACAGACAGATGACGAGGTGGCACTGATATACAGCAGACCAACCTAACTACAGACAGATGACGAGGTGGCACTGATATACAGCAGACCAACCTAACTACAGACAGATGACGAGGTGGCACTGATATACAGCAGGCCAACCTAACTACAGACAGATGACGAGGTGGCACTGATATACAGCAGACCAACCTAACTACAGACAGATGACGAGGTGGCACTGGTATACAGCAGACCAACgtaactacagacagatgacGAGGTGGCACTGATATACAGCAGGCCAACCTAACTACAGACAGATGACGAGGTGGCACTGATATACAGCAGGCCAACCTAACTACAGACAGATGACGAGGTGGCACTGATATACAGCAGACCAACCTAACTATAGACAGATGACGAGGTGGCACTGATATACAGCAGACCAACCTAACTACAGACAGATGACGAGGTGGCACTGGTATACAGCAGACCAACCTAACTACAGACAGATGACGAGGTGGCACTGATATACAGCAGACCAACCTAACTACAGACAGATGACGAGGTGGCACTGATATACAGCAGACCAACCTAACTACAGACAGATGACGAGGTGGCACTGATATACAGCAGACCAACCTAACTACAGACAGATGACGAGGTGGCACTGATATACAGCAGACCAACCTAACTACAGACAGATGACGAGGTGGCACTGATATACAGCAGGCCAACCTAACTACAGACAGATGACGAGGTGGCACTGATATACAGCAGACCAACCTAACTACAGACAGATGACGAGGTGGCACTGATATACAGCAGACCAACCTAACTACAGACAGATGACGAGGTGGCACTGATATACAGCAGACCAACCTAACTACAGACAGATGACGAGGTGGCACTGATATACAGCAGACCAACCTAACTACAGACAGATGACGAGGTGGCACTGATATACAGCAGACCAACCTAACTACAGACAGATGACGAGGTGGCACTGATATACAGCAGACCAACCTAACTACAGACAGATGACGAGGTGGCACTGATATACAGCAGACCAACCTAACTACAGACAGATGACGAGGTGGCACTGATATACAGCAGACCAACCTAACTACAGACAGATGACGAGGTGGCACTGATATACAGCAGACCAACCTAACTACAGACAGATGACGAGGTGGCACTGATATACAGCAGACCAACCTAACTACAGACAGATGACGAGGTGGCACTGATATACAGCAGGCCAACCTAACTACAGACAGATGACGAGGTGGCACTGATATACAGCAGACCAACCTAACTACAGACAGATGACGAGGTGGCACTGATATACAGCAGACCAACCTAACTACAGACAGATGACGAGGTGGCACTGATATACAGCAGACCAACCTAACTACAGACAGATGACGAGGTGGCACTGATATACAGCAGACCAACCTAACTACAGACAGATGACGAGGTGGCACTGGTATACAGCAGACCAACCTAACTACAGACAGATGACGAGGTGGCACTGATATACAGCAGACCAACCTAACTACAGACAGATGACGAGGTGGCACTGATATACAGCAGACCAACCTAACTACAGACAGATGACGAGGTGGCACTGGTATACAGCAGACCAACCTAACTACAGACAGATGACGAGGTGGCACTGATATACAGCAGACCAACCTAACTACAGACAGATGACGAGGTGGCACTGATATACAGCAGACCAACCTAACTACAGACAGATGACGAGGTGGCACTGATATACAGCAGACCAACCTAACTACAGACAGATGACGAGGTGGCACTGATATACAGCAGACCAACCTAACTACAGACAGATGACGAGGTGGCACTGGTATACAGCAGGCCAACCTAACTTGTGTTCATTCATTATGCATACATAGGACAGCACATGCCTTTTGAAGTGCCATTTGATTATGATGAAGAAAGAGTGCAagatggagggagaagaagggagtgttagagagaataagagaggtgGAGTGTGAGacagaaatagggagagagatgagggagggaggggacaagggaggaagggagtgagaTGGGGATGGCATGCTTGTGTGGTGAGGTAAGAAGGATATCCCCATGTTGTTTGTGTGACTACGGAACCAGACAAATATGGCACACATTTCTGCCTGGCTATTAGTAGATTATTAACAGCAGCATGCACCTGCTccttactgatctctctctcccgctcctctctctgtctccatctctctctcccgctcctctctctgtctccatctctctctccgtctcctctctctgtctccatctctctctccctctcctctctctgtctccatctttctctcccgctcctctctctgtctccatctctctctccctctcctctctctgtctccatctctctctccgtctgaaTGATCGGGTTTTATAAGTCATACCGAGTTACATACGGGAGAGCATCGTGAAACATACCTTGGCAGCCGCCAGGGTTCTCActtcaagctctctctctctctctctttctttctttctctccctccctctttctttctttctttccatctccctctccctcattctctcagtTCAGTTCACTTTCTAAGTATGAAAAGTGAAGACATTGGCTTACTTCACAAAAGTAAACGAAGACAACACTAATAACAGCAACCATTATAATAACAGCAACtgttatattataaatatttctGATAATGGAATTGATAATGATCAATCTCATGTGTCAccactctcgttctctctctctgggcagaTCACTCCGGGCAGTAAGGCGGCGGTGGCCAACCTGTGTCCTGGTGATGTCATCCTGGCCATCGAGGGCGTCCCGGCGGAGGACATGATGCACTGTGAGGCCCAGAACAAGATCAAAGACGCCATGTACCAGCTCATCCTCACCGTCCAGAGGTCACActactcacatgcacacacaggaaTGCACACACGGATATTAGTCATctcacataaacacatacacacacatacatacacgtaCGCCAATACACACACGCCTCTCACATAAAAGCACACACCATTCAATTGAGAGCAGGTGTACAAACATCACTGACGCAAGTGACTACCAATGAAGTAAACAAACTGTCACTGGTTGGGTGTATCCTATGACACACATAGCTAGTCAAACACACATTCATGTTGGACTAACTACAGAACTTACTTGATGAATCCCAAGATATCTTTTAAGACACACATAGAACATAGTCTTATGTAGAATGTTCCAGAGCTGGCAAAAGACGAGCTCTCGCATTCCTGTTCTTTGATTTCATACCCAACAACGCTAAGAAAGGAGCTACACACTCCCACTCTCTAATACAGACACACTTGTACACGCCCATGCACATACTCACACAAAtactctctcatacacacacacacacacacacacacttttatactGTTCACACACCAAAGGAAGTCTATAAAGTTGGGTTTGATTTATGAGTGCTCAGCGCACCGTGGCCCAGCCGCCATGTAAACTGGTGTTTTGACTGTGGTCAGAAACGTTTCACCTGCGGTCGAGGGAGTTGACAGTGAGCTCTTGTTTGATTGTGACCCGATTCTTGTTCCCAGACCAGAAACCAGGCTATGGTCGCCTCAAGTCACGGAAGACGGGAAAGCCAACCCGTTCAAAATCAACTTGGAGGCTGAGcagcaggtgagagagagaaagactgtgtgtgcgtgagtaTATGTGCGTGTACCTGCATAgcttgtatgtgtgtatttgtttgttttagttgtctatatatatttgtgtctacacctgttggtgtttgtgtgtgtaattaCACATTTCCAACTAGAAAACAAAGTCAGAGAACATCACATAAGGCCTccttgtatttttctctctctctctcgctctctcgctctccgttCAGGAGTTCAAACCCATTGGTACGGGTCACAATCGCAAGGCCCAGCCCTTTGTAGCTGCAGCTAACATTGACGACCATCGTCAGGTGGTGAGCACAGCCTACAACACCCCCATAGGCCTCTACTCCTCAGGCAACATCCAGGACGCCATGCACGGACAGATGAGGGGCCTGGTCCAGGACAAGCCAGAGGGGTGAGTTGGCTGGCTGGGTTGGTGAGATGGTCAGTGGGTTGATGGGTGGTTgggtgtctgcctgcctgcctgcctgcttgctttCAATCTGTCGTCATGGTGATATCAGTAAGCTATATAAGCTGTCGTCTTCTATGAAAGCCTCTGTTCGTTTGTTTCTGCCAGAGTTTGGTTTCTGTAGCTAGCGCTATTCCgaaacacatacagtgcattcgtaaagtattcagaccccttgactttaatcagcacaaccgttttcagctgtgctaacataattgcaaaagggttttctaatgatcaattagcctttaaaatgataaactgggattagctaacacaacgtgccattggaacacacaagtgatggttgctgataatgggcctctgtacgcctatgtagatattccattaagaatcagccatttccagctataatagtcatttacaacattaaccatgtctacactgtatttctgatcaatttgatgttattttaatggacaaa is part of the Oncorhynchus clarkii lewisi isolate Uvic-CL-2024 chromosome 10, UVic_Ocla_1.0, whole genome shotgun sequence genome and encodes:
- the LOC139418857 gene encoding PDZ and LIM domain protein 3-like; its protein translation is MTKLSHCSVYENPAVFGGHTHTHTPVYFQLQGQGTEGDMPLDVVLNGPAPWGFRLTGGKDFNQPLTIFRITPGSKAAVANLCPGDVILAIEGVPAEDMMHCEAQNKIKDAMYQLILTVQRPETRLWSPQVTEDGKANPFKINLEAEQQEFKPIGTGHNRKAQPFVAAANIDDHRQVVSTAYNTPIGLYSSGNIQDAMHGQMRGLVQDKPEGSKTLSSIEESDVYRMLLKDQEEPQEPRQSGSFKALQDFVDSDGTRPMVTRTVRAPMTKPPPPTGNLQKLPMCDKCGNGIVGTVVKARDKFRHPGCFVCTDCDVNLKQKGYFFVEGQLYCETHARARTRPPEGHDLITTFPSA